The following are from one region of the Bos mutus isolate GX-2022 chromosome 18, NWIPB_WYAK_1.1, whole genome shotgun sequence genome:
- the C18H19orf18 gene encoding uncharacterized protein C19orf18 homolog yields the protein MQPPASTDEEKSEPARTTLGFIGYSVGLNTNPWNAAWIPHRPALVKVITIACIALTIALIFGTTISYVIYRLVEAEEKQQLASLYKNIKIPSLGDEEEFFEDEGQDESTYLLPENERELETFIHSVIRSKRRKRFEKQRLNATQNLIKEVKVKDPVHPAKAGSP from the exons ATGCAGCCCCCAGCGAGCACTG atgAAGAGAAGAGTGAGCCTGCGAGGACCACCCTTGGTTTTATAGGATATTCAGTGGGCCTAAACACCAATCCCTGGAATGCAG caTGGATTCCTCATAGACCTGCTCTTGTTAAAGTAATTACAATTGCGTGTATAGCCCTCACTATTGCCCTGATATTTGGGACCACTATTTCCTACGTGATATA TCGACTGGTCGAGGCTGAGGAAAAACAACAACTTGCAtcactttataaaaatatcaagatCCCATCGTTAGGAGATGAAGAGGAATTCTTTGAGGATGAGGGCCAGGATGAGTCCACGTACCTCCTTCCGGAGAATGAGAGGGAACTGgaaactttcattcattcag TTATTAGATCAAAAAGGAGAAAacgttttgaaaagcagagattgaATGCAACACAAAACTTAATAAAGGAAGTGAAAGTAAAGGATCCTGTACATCCTGCAAAAGCGGGGAGTCCGTGA